Within the Dolichospermum compactum NIES-806 genome, the region ACCATCAAGATTATATTTCTGAGTAAGTTCTACGAGAAGATCGCTAATAAACTGTTGGACTTGGGGATGAAATGGATTTAACCAGGAAACCTCTCCACCTGCACTAATAGATGTTTGCGTACCATCTTTTTTTCGTGTTAACCATTCTGGTTTATTCATGGCTAATTCGGAACTGGGAGGAGTCATAAACCCAAATTCAAACCAAGGAATTACTAGTAAATTTTGCCGATGGGCTTTATCAATTAAATCAGCAAGAATATCATGTCCATCTAAGCCTTGAAATACGAATGGTTGGATTTCTAGACGTTTGGCGACTTGACTAGGATACATGACATAACCAGAGTTCCAAACTACGGGATAGATAGTGTTAAAATTGAGTTGTTGCAGTTTTGTGACTGCTTCCTGAACTTTAGTCCTATCTCTAAGAATATCGAGGTCATTATTTGTCATCCATACACCACGAATTTCTTGTCGTGATGTTTGGGCTGTTACAGGTGTAAAAGTGTTTCCCCATAAAACTATGAGTAAGGAAATTAAAAACAAGGGCAGAAATGACTTTTTAAGTATTTTCTGAAAACCAAATGAATAGAAATTGAATTTCATTTTAATTTGAAATTATGGCAATGATATAGTATGAGTCAGGAATCACCGAGTCAGGAGTCAGGAGTGAAACTGACTTGCTGTATGGCTTTGAATTTAGATCCTGTACCTCATTAATCTGTAATCTGCTATATTTGACGGATTTAATCAAAAGTAGTGCCTGTTCTGAAAATTTTTTTATGGAATGCAAAAAATACGTTTTGAGATTTTATTGATTGACAAGTAATTATATCTCAAAATGGTTCAGTTAAATATAAAATTCCAGGTTTATGGCTATGAATCAGGATGCAAAAAATTGCGTTTAACCAGACTGGCGACGACTGTAGCTAATTCCATTGGTTCAATGGGTTTGGGCAGATGTAACTGAAAACCTGCTTGTATAGCTTGCATTCTTTCCACTGCTCCAGTATAAGCTGTTAATGCGGCTGCGGGAATATCTCTGCCTTTTTCAGGGGATAGCGATCGCACTTTACGAATTAATGAATAACCGTTTTCCTCTGGCATCCCAATATCACTAATTAAAACATCCGGTGTCCACAGGTTAAGTATTTCCAAAGCTTCTTGGGCTGATGATACTGTGGTAACTTCCGCTTGGCATTCTTCTAAAACCGTAGCCACAAATTCCCGACTATCAACTTCGTCATCTACAACTAATACTTTTACGCCGTCCAGTATGGGCAAAGATGTGGGAGAAGCTAAAAAAATCGAGTCGGATTTTGCTGCTTTTTGCTGATACTTTTGCGCCTCTGTACTATGACTTTCTTCTATCAGTGGTAGTTTGACAGTAAATGTTGATCCTTGGTTTTCACCTAAACTTGCGACATCAACAGTACCACCATGCAGTTCTGTTAAATGGCGCACAAGTGATAATCCTAATCCGAGTCCACCATAGGATCTAGTGCTGGAACTATCAGCTTGACGAAAACGATCAAAGACATAGGGGATAAACTCAGCAGTAATGCCAATTCCATTGTCAATTACTTGAATTTGAGCATATTTTCTGGGTTGATCATGATCATTTGAGAAATCCGGGCTAATAGCAACTTTATTCAGCCTAATTTGAATGTTACCGCCTTGGGGTGTGAATTTGATGGCATTGGTTAATAAATTCCAGATTACCTGTTGCAAGCGATCGCTATCACCGGAAATAATCACAGCAGTAGTTGAATCCGACAATTCTCCATCATTGGTATTAAAATCCAAATGGATTCCCTTCCCTTCTGCTGCCAGGGACACAGTTTCCATAGCTGACTTAATAATAGAAACTAAATCGCAAATCCGAGGATTAAACTTCAACTTACCTCTAATAATGCGGGATATATCTAACAAATCATCAATTAACTGGTTTTGGATCTTGGCATTGCGTTCAATGGTTTCTAGTCCTTGGGCTATCTGATCTTCTTTAAATTGGCGAGTTCTGAGCAAGTGAGACCAACCGACTATAGCATTGAGAGGTGATCGCAATTCATGGGACAAAACCGCCAGAAACTCATCTTTCATCTGGTTAGCTTTCCGTAACTGCTCAGTTTGTGTTTGTAAAGAAGTGATCAAATTAGTGCGATCTTTTTCAGCTTGTTTCCGCTCCGTAATATCCAAAAATGCCCCGATAGCTCCTCTCGGTTTCCCATCTTCATCAAATAACGGGGCGACATATTCCAGTAAATTCACAACCGTGCCATCATCATGGACAACATCAACTTCAAAATCCAAAATTTCCACACCATGAGCCGCAGAATATTGTATGGGTAATTCTTGTGCAGTCAGTTCTCTACCCTGATGGAAAAGTTTAAATTTTGTCGGTCTTTCTGCCACAGGAGCAGTCATGGAAGCATTTCTATCAGGTTGCATCCTCAGTGACTTGGCAAAAGCCGGATTCATAGAAATAGTTTGGCATTCTGGATCTTTTGCTATGCCAATACCAATCGGAATCATATCCAACAAAGTTTGTAACTCGGTGACTCGTCGCCGTAATTTTTGGTTAAGTTTGAGAATTTTTTTCTTACTTTTCTGGAGTTTCCGGAGTGTGGTTTCCCGTTCACTTAAATCCAGGATAAAGGCTGTTAACTTCTCCCGTTTTTCTCCCCTTAGCACAAAACCAACCAACACAGGAATACGACTACCATCTTTGCGAATATATTCCTTTTGATATGGTACACAACCACCATCTACACTAGACTGAGATTGAGCGATCGCTTGTTCATCTAAATATAAAAATTCCGGTGGTGTCAAATGTCGCCAATCTAAATTACTAGCAAGT harbors:
- a CDS encoding hybrid sensor histidine kinase/response regulator; translation: MVVAMGILWASSRRWLMRVITNDGGVIARWLLLLAIIVTSVVGWLIVNGELAKLYNYAFAISLLGFVVIILLIILIWQSAIIINHLSHENCRDEDALKIKNENLQTFANANIIGIISGDISGGIHDVNDEFLRIIGYTREDLLASNLDWRHLTPPEFLYLDEQAIAQSQSSVDGGCVPYQKEYIRKDGSRIPVLVGFVLRGEKREKLTAFILDLSERETTLRKLQKSKKKILKLNQKLRRRVTELQTLLDMIPIGIGIAKDPECQTISMNPAFAKSLRMQPDRNASMTAPVAERPTKFKLFHQGRELTAQELPIQYSAAHGVEILDFEVDVVHDDGTVVNLLEYVAPLFDEDGKPRGAIGAFLDITERKQAEKDRTNLITSLQTQTEQLRKANQMKDEFLAVLSHELRSPLNAIVGWSHLLRTRQFKEDQIAQGLETIERNAKIQNQLIDDLLDISRIIRGKLKFNPRICDLVSIIKSAMETVSLAAEGKGIHLDFNTNDGELSDSTTAVIISGDSDRLQQVIWNLLTNAIKFTPQGGNIQIRLNKVAISPDFSNDHDQPRKYAQIQVIDNGIGITAEFIPYVFDRFRQADSSSTRSYGGLGLGLSLVRHLTELHGGTVDVASLGENQGSTFTVKLPLIEESHSTEAQKYQQKAAKSDSIFLASPTSLPILDGVKVLVVDDEVDSREFVATVLEECQAEVTTVSSAQEALEILNLWTPDVLISDIGMPEENGYSLIRKVRSLSPEKGRDIPAAALTAYTGAVERMQAIQAGFQLHLPKPIEPMELATVVASLVKRNFLHPDS